In Bacillus sp. NP247, one DNA window encodes the following:
- a CDS encoding phosphate ABC transporter substrate-binding protein PstS family protein gives MVMKKGIKFSLAALVVAGALVGCGKAEDTASKDNAKGSDNAKQELSGTIAAAGSTALQPLAEEAGKKFMEKNSKVSIQVQGGGSGTGINQVASGAVQIGNSDVPAGDKIKDAEKAKELVDNKVAGIAFALVVNKDVKVDNLTVKQVQDIFTGKVTNWKEVGGKDEKINVINRPASSGTRATFEKTVMKDAKINDGTGTTQDSNGAVEQAINSTPGSVSYLAMSYMVGEKKGALQTVKIDGSEPKVENISAGKYPFWSYEYMVTKGEAKEATKAYIDYVKGKDFEKQVEDMGYIPMSKLNK, from the coding sequence ATGGTTATGAAAAAGGGTATTAAATTTTCTTTAGCAGCTTTAGTGGTAGCAGGAGCATTAGTTGGATGTGGGAAAGCAGAAGATACAGCTAGTAAAGATAATGCTAAAGGAAGCGATAATGCAAAACAAGAATTGTCAGGTACGATTGCAGCTGCAGGTTCTACAGCGCTTCAACCTCTTGCAGAGGAAGCTGGAAAGAAATTCATGGAGAAAAATTCAAAAGTTTCTATTCAAGTTCAAGGTGGCGGTAGTGGAACAGGGATTAACCAAGTAGCTTCAGGTGCGGTACAAATTGGTAACTCAGATGTTCCAGCTGGAGATAAAATAAAAGATGCTGAAAAAGCAAAAGAATTAGTAGATAACAAAGTTGCGGGTATCGCATTCGCACTTGTCGTAAATAAAGATGTAAAAGTTGATAACTTAACAGTAAAACAAGTGCAAGATATCTTCACTGGAAAAGTAACGAACTGGAAAGAAGTAGGCGGAAAAGATGAAAAAATCAATGTAATTAACCGACCAGCTTCATCTGGTACACGTGCTACTTTTGAAAAGACAGTGATGAAAGACGCGAAAATTAATGATGGAACTGGTACGACACAAGATTCTAATGGTGCTGTAGAGCAAGCAATTAACTCTACTCCAGGTTCAGTTAGTTACTTAGCAATGTCTTACATGGTTGGTGAGAAAAAAGGTGCGTTACAAACGGTTAAAATTGATGGATCTGAACCGAAAGTTGAAAATATCTCTGCTGGTAAATATCCATTCTGGTCTTACGAGTACATGGTAACTAAAGGTGAGGCAAAAGAAGCCACAAAAGCTTACATTGACTATGTAAAAGGTAAAGATTTCGAAAAGCAAGTAGAAGATATGGGTTACATCCCAATGTCTAAATTAAATAAGTAA
- the pstC gene encoding phosphate ABC transporter permease subunit PstC — translation MKGKKQINYVKSEYIGRSLVTFCGILIVFITLAIIAFICGKGIQSFTQSGISFSEVLTSTKWNPNADQGTYGAVIFIVGSTLVSLGAVVISAPIAIALAIFMNLISPKFGNKVLKPVLELLVGIPSVVYGLLGVTILVPLLRDSFGGVGFSLIAGIIVLSIMILPTIASIASDAIRSVPFDYLEASYGLGSTKWQAISRVIVPAAKQGILTGIVLGLARAFGEALAVQMVIGNTIKLPEGIYSPTATLTGILTMDMTNTLNGTAWNNALWTLAMILLVISFLFILVIRAIGQRGER, via the coding sequence ATGAAGGGGAAAAAACAAATTAATTACGTAAAGAGTGAATATATAGGTAGATCACTTGTTACGTTTTGCGGTATCTTGATTGTTTTTATTACATTAGCTATTATTGCGTTTATTTGCGGCAAAGGAATTCAATCTTTCACGCAAAGTGGTATCTCATTTTCTGAGGTGTTAACTTCGACAAAATGGAATCCAAATGCTGATCAAGGTACGTATGGTGCTGTAATCTTTATTGTTGGTTCGACGCTTGTGTCGTTAGGTGCTGTTGTCATTAGTGCACCAATTGCTATAGCTCTTGCTATATTCATGAATTTAATTTCGCCGAAGTTTGGGAATAAAGTATTAAAGCCTGTTTTAGAATTATTAGTCGGTATTCCATCAGTTGTATATGGATTATTAGGGGTTACGATCCTGGTTCCTCTATTACGTGATTCTTTCGGTGGAGTGGGCTTTAGTTTAATTGCGGGTATTATTGTCCTGAGTATTATGATTTTACCTACTATTGCTAGTATTGCCTCTGATGCAATACGCTCTGTTCCGTTTGATTACTTGGAAGCTTCTTACGGTCTAGGATCGACGAAATGGCAAGCGATTAGCCGAGTTATTGTTCCTGCTGCAAAACAAGGGATTTTAACAGGTATAGTTTTAGGGTTAGCGCGTGCTTTTGGTGAAGCGTTAGCGGTTCAAATGGTAATCGGGAACACGATTAAATTACCGGAAGGAATATATAGTCCAACAGCAACGTTAACTGGTATTCTGACGATGGATATGACGAATACATTGAACGGAACGGCTTGGAACAATGCGCTATGGACGTTAGCGATGATTTTACTTGTTATTTCATTCCTGTTTATTTTAGTAATTCGAGCGATTGGTCAAAGAGGTGAGCGATAA
- the pstA gene encoding phosphate ABC transporter permease PstA codes for MNARTVNKAWTGIFYAVAALVVALLAFLMYEILQKGWGFWDPSFLFGEPSNTRAGGGIGPQLFNSFYMLVITLVISIPLGLGAGIYLAEYAKQGRFLSFVRLCIETMASLPSIVVGLFGLLVFVTMTGWGYTVMGGALALTILNLPGLTRVCENAISEVPHNVKEASLGLGATKWQTIARIIIPSSLPQIITGVILAAGRIFGEAAALIYTAGLTSPILNSAADFSSPAHPLNPFRPAETLAVHIWKLNSEGIIPDAKLIATKSAAVLIIMVLLFNVISRLVASVLHKRFTGTKRKSKTTKKVKVA; via the coding sequence ATGAATGCAAGAACGGTAAATAAAGCTTGGACAGGTATCTTTTATGCGGTTGCAGCTTTAGTTGTAGCTTTGCTGGCTTTTTTAATGTATGAAATTCTGCAAAAGGGATGGGGATTTTGGGATCCTAGTTTCTTATTCGGAGAACCAAGCAATACAAGAGCTGGTGGTGGAATTGGTCCGCAGTTATTCAATTCCTTTTACATGCTTGTTATAACGCTTGTTATATCTATTCCTCTTGGATTAGGTGCTGGAATATATTTAGCTGAGTATGCAAAACAAGGGCGTTTTTTAAGTTTTGTTCGTTTATGCATTGAGACAATGGCATCCTTACCTTCTATTGTTGTTGGTTTATTCGGTTTGTTAGTGTTCGTTACAATGACAGGCTGGGGATACACAGTAATGGGTGGTGCTCTTGCTTTAACTATTTTAAACTTACCAGGTTTAACACGTGTGTGTGAAAATGCGATTTCTGAAGTTCCTCATAATGTAAAAGAGGCGAGTCTTGGATTAGGTGCGACAAAGTGGCAAACAATCGCGCGTATTATTATCCCGTCGTCATTGCCACAAATTATTACAGGTGTTATTTTAGCGGCTGGCCGTATATTTGGTGAAGCGGCGGCATTAATTTACACAGCGGGTTTAACATCACCTATTTTAAATTCAGCAGCGGACTTCTCGAGCCCTGCGCATCCTTTAAATCCATTTAGACCAGCTGAAACGTTAGCTGTTCACATTTGGAAATTAAACTCGGAAGGGATTATCCCAGATGCGAAGTTAATTGCAACGAAATCTGCAGCTGTATTAATTATTATGGTATTACTATTCAATGTCATTTCACGCTTGGTAGCATCTGTATTGCATAAGCGCTTTACAGGAACGAAAAGAAAAAGTAAAACGACGAAGAAGGTAAAAGTGGCATAA
- a CDS encoding AAA family ATPase: protein MFFLQMSGFPGSGESTLSKYIAKLTGAVIVDHAVMKSALLKSLKEKGVEPTVVGGISYDIEWELIGFLLGQKRSVILDSPCLYEGMVKKGIDLCRKHGATYKYIECYLNNIEEINRRLQTRERKISQITKVESEVAFQKCLAGSKRPLHGEYLIVDSGEPLEKYGKKVMDYIYPAICGQ from the coding sequence GTGTTTTTTCTGCAAATGTCGGGGTTTCCTGGATCTGGGGAATCGACACTTTCTAAGTATATCGCTAAATTAACAGGTGCTGTTATTGTAGATCATGCCGTCATGAAATCAGCTTTATTAAAATCATTAAAGGAAAAAGGTGTCGAACCAACAGTGGTTGGGGGAATCTCTTATGATATTGAGTGGGAACTGATCGGTTTTTTGTTGGGGCAAAAGCGCAGTGTGATATTAGATAGTCCGTGTCTTTACGAAGGGATGGTTAAAAAAGGAATAGATTTATGTCGGAAACATGGTGCTACATATAAATATATTGAATGTTATCTTAATAATATAGAAGAAATTAATCGTAGGTTACAAACGCGTGAACGTAAGATAAGTCAAATTACAAAAGTAGAATCAGAAGTAGCATTTCAAAAATGTCTGGCTGGCAGTAAAAGGCCTTTACATGGTGAATATCTTATTGTGGATTCTGGAGAGCCGCTAGAGAAGTATGGTAAAAAAGTGATGGATTATATTTATCCTGCTATTTGTGGGCAGTAA
- a CDS encoding efflux RND transporter permease subunit produces MDRLTKFSLKNRAAIIIMVFLISILGVYSGSKLPMEFLPSIDNPAITVTTLSQGLDAETMTKDVTDPLEKQFRNLEHIDGITSSTHEGLSRIDIAYTSKANMKDAAREVEKAINTIKLPKDVTKPVVSQLNTSMIPLAQITIQKQNGFSKADEKQIEKEIVPQLESIDGVANVMFFGKSTSELSIVLDPNQLKDKNVTSQQVLTVLQGKETSTPAGAITVNKEEYNLRVIGDIKNVNDIKNITVTPQVKLQDVAQIELKQHHDTISHINGEEGTGLVIMKEPSKNAVAIGKEIDKKIKDISKQYKDQYSIKLLASTHEQVENAVTSMGKEVILGAIAATLIILIFLRSFRTTLIAVVSIPLSILLTLFLLHQSNITLNILTLGGLAVAVGRLVDDSIVVIENIFRRLQKESFSKDIILDATKEVAVAITSSTLTTVAVFLPIGLVSGVIGKLMLPMVLAVVYSILSSLIVALTVVPLMAFLLLKKTKRRNSHSSPRYVATLKWALSHKFIILLTSFLLFAGSIAAYILLPKANIKSEDDTMLSVNMTFPAGYDSEAKKQKAFDFEKKLLSNSDVTDVILRMGSSAEDAQWGQTTQNNLATIFVVFKKGSDIDQYIKELKKDHTAFEPAELDYIKTSYSESGGGNNLQFNVTATNETNLQKAANIVETKLKSMDSLSKVKTNIEESKKEWQIHIDQTKAEQLGLTPEVAAQQVSFLMKKSPIGEISINNEKTTIMIEHKKASINKQEDILNTNILSPINGPIPLKDIATISEKQLQTEIFHKDGKETIQITAEASSEDLSKVSAEVNKAIADLDLPNGAKVNIAGATESMQENFTDLFKIMGIAIGIVYLIMVITFGQARAPFAILFSLPLAAVGGILGLIISRTPVDVNSLIGALMLIGIVVTNAIVLIERVQQNQENGMETREALLEAGSTRLRPIIMTAITTIVAMLPLLFGQSQAGSMVSKSLAVVVIGGLAVSTVLTLVVVPVMYELLDKIGRKRRSRRKINTSTETPDI; encoded by the coding sequence ATGGATAGGTTAACAAAGTTTTCATTAAAAAACCGAGCCGCTATTATCATCATGGTTTTTCTTATTTCCATACTCGGCGTTTATTCCGGCTCTAAATTACCTATGGAATTTTTACCAAGCATCGATAACCCCGCAATAACTGTTACGACATTGTCTCAAGGGCTCGATGCTGAAACGATGACCAAGGACGTGACTGACCCTCTCGAAAAACAATTTCGTAATTTAGAACATATCGATGGCATCACTTCTTCTACACATGAAGGGTTATCACGCATCGACATCGCATATACATCCAAGGCAAATATGAAAGACGCGGCACGCGAAGTCGAGAAAGCAATTAATACAATTAAGTTACCTAAAGATGTAACTAAGCCTGTAGTTAGTCAATTAAATACTTCTATGATTCCACTCGCTCAAATCACCATCCAGAAGCAAAACGGATTTTCAAAAGCTGACGAAAAACAAATCGAGAAAGAAATCGTACCACAACTCGAAAGCATTGATGGTGTTGCCAATGTTATGTTTTTCGGAAAATCAACTTCCGAATTATCCATCGTACTTGATCCTAACCAACTAAAAGATAAAAACGTAACATCACAGCAAGTATTAACAGTTTTACAAGGAAAAGAAACGTCCACCCCAGCCGGAGCAATTACCGTTAATAAGGAAGAATACAATCTTCGTGTCATCGGAGATATAAAAAATGTAAATGACATTAAAAATATTACCGTTACACCTCAAGTAAAGTTGCAAGATGTCGCTCAAATTGAACTAAAACAACATCATGATACAATCTCGCACATAAACGGAGAAGAAGGAACAGGATTAGTCATCATGAAAGAGCCGAGTAAAAACGCGGTTGCAATTGGAAAAGAGATTGATAAAAAGATTAAAGATATAAGTAAGCAATATAAAGATCAGTATTCTATTAAACTTTTAGCTTCAACTCATGAGCAAGTTGAAAATGCTGTTACTAGTATGGGCAAAGAAGTAATCCTTGGGGCAATTGCTGCAACTCTCATTATCTTAATCTTTTTACGTAGCTTTCGAACAACGCTCATCGCTGTCGTCAGTATCCCATTATCTATCCTATTAACACTATTTTTACTCCACCAATCTAACATCACACTTAACATTTTAACTCTAGGTGGCTTAGCCGTTGCAGTTGGACGTCTCGTCGATGATAGTATCGTTGTCATCGAGAATATTTTCCGTCGTTTACAAAAAGAATCTTTCTCTAAAGATATTATTCTCGATGCAACAAAAGAGGTCGCCGTCGCAATTACCTCTTCTACTTTAACAACAGTCGCCGTTTTTTTACCTATCGGTCTCGTATCGGGAGTAATCGGAAAACTAATGTTACCTATGGTGTTAGCAGTTGTATATTCTATACTTTCTTCCTTAATTGTGGCATTAACAGTCGTTCCACTTATGGCTTTTTTACTGCTCAAAAAAACAAAACGTCGCAATTCACATTCTTCACCGCGATATGTCGCTACATTAAAGTGGGCTCTTTCTCATAAGTTTATCATTCTACTCACTTCTTTTTTATTATTTGCAGGATCAATCGCAGCCTACATACTACTTCCGAAAGCGAACATAAAGTCTGAGGATGATACAATGCTTTCCGTTAACATGACATTTCCAGCTGGTTATGATTCTGAAGCTAAAAAACAAAAAGCCTTTGATTTCGAAAAGAAACTACTCTCTAATTCTGATGTAACAGATGTTATTTTGCGAATGGGATCTAGCGCAGAAGATGCACAATGGGGACAGACAACTCAAAACAACCTTGCAACTATATTTGTAGTCTTTAAAAAAGGTTCTGACATCGACCAATATATTAAAGAATTAAAAAAGGATCATACAGCTTTCGAACCAGCTGAACTTGATTATATAAAAACGAGTTACTCTGAATCCGGAGGCGGAAACAACTTACAATTTAATGTAACAGCTACTAACGAAACAAATTTACAAAAGGCCGCTAACATCGTCGAAACAAAACTAAAAAGCATGGATTCTCTTTCCAAAGTAAAAACAAATATAGAAGAATCTAAAAAAGAATGGCAAATTCATATCGATCAAACAAAGGCTGAGCAACTAGGTTTAACACCAGAAGTAGCAGCACAACAAGTATCATTCCTTATGAAGAAATCTCCTATTGGGGAAATCTCAATCAATAATGAAAAAACAACTATTATGATAGAACATAAAAAGGCATCCATTAACAAACAAGAAGATATTTTAAATACAAACATACTATCACCTATTAACGGACCAATTCCTTTAAAAGACATTGCAACTATTTCAGAAAAACAACTTCAAACGGAAATCTTCCATAAAGATGGGAAAGAAACGATTCAAATTACTGCAGAAGCTTCAAGTGAAGATTTAAGTAAAGTAAGCGCTGAAGTAAACAAAGCGATAGCTGACTTAGATTTACCTAACGGGGCAAAAGTAAATATCGCAGGTGCTACTGAATCTATGCAAGAGAACTTCACTGATTTATTTAAAATTATGGGGATTGCAATCGGGATTGTATATTTAATTATGGTTATCACATTCGGGCAAGCACGTGCTCCTTTCGCGATTTTATTCTCTTTACCATTAGCTGCTGTCGGCGGTATTTTAGGATTAATCATTTCAAGAACACCTGTTGACGTAAATTCATTAATCGGCGCATTAATGTTAATCGGGATTGTCGTTACAAATGCTATTGTATTAATAGAAAGAGTGCAACAAAATCAGGAAAACGGTATGGAAACAAGAGAAGCCTTACTAGAAGCAGGATCTACTAGATTACGCCCAATTATTATGACAGCTATAACAACAATCGTCGCTATGCTACCGCTCCTATTCGGTCAATCTCAAGCAGGAAGTATGGTATCCAAAAGTCTGGCCGTCGTTGTAATCGGTGGTTTGGCAGTCTCAACCGTTCTTACATTAGTAGTCGTTCCCGTTATGTATGAACTATTAGATAAAATCGGGAGAAAAAGACGCTCCCGCAGAAAAATAAATACGTCAACAGAAACACCTGATATTTAA